The DNA region CTTTATTACTGAATGTATCAAAGTAACATGTCAAACccttaataaatattgctgATTATATCTGAAATAGTAAAGCCTGTTGATTGAAATGTATGAATGAAACACCATTAATCAAAGCAAATTTATCATGACATAAAAGGATACTAAATCACAAGAACCGTCAAAGTTTATTTGCTTACATACTGGAAGTCATTTGAATACCAaacatatttcattttattccaGTAGAAGGATTATTGAAAACTCTCTCAAATGTGAACATCTTTACCGCTGCACAGGCTTCATTGCACTGATGATGAATCGTAGAATTTGGTAAAGAATAGTGCTTTTGATAAAGAGTTATGCCCCAAACATTCCTCCTTCCAATTGCGTGTCTTACACATTTAGTAACGGGCAACAATTAACGTATGGTAATGTCAGCAAGCTAATTATTGTAATTGCCCTGCTCATTAGttgtatatgtaaatattttggcTTAGGTTACCTAAGCAAATCAGGGACGGAACGTATTGAGAACTAAGCTCACCAAATGAACCGGTTCCCTGAAATGTAATATAATCAACagcaaatatatattcttctaAAGATGCCAGCAATAATTTCAAGGAACTAGGATGTAATATGTAGGTTCAGCCAGGAAAAAGTTTATTGATACCGCCCTAGTTCAGcctaaatcaaaaaaatttcCACAAGGTCACCCATAAAGGCTATTAAAACTCATAGGTTATAAAAGGCCTAAAAATCTTTCGAACTTCTCATTaagtaaatcaaaattaaGCTGCTGAAAATGGAGTCTACAAATCGCCTAAGTGCCATCCAGACACTTCTAGTGATCCAACGTTGGATAGGACTTCTGAAGTGGGAAAACGAGGGAGAAGATGGAGCTTTAAACTGGCTAAAACGTATATATCCTTTTGTGCTGCACCTTCCACTGACCTTCACGTATATTGCGCTCATGTGGTATGAAGCTATTGCCTCATCGGATTTCGAGGAAGCTGGTCAAGTGCTGTACATGTCCATAGCAGAACTGGCATTGGTCACTAAACTCCTGAATATTTGGTATCGACGCCATGAGGCTGCTAATCTAATCCACGAATTGCAACACGATCCCGCATTCAATCTGCGAACTGCCGAGGAAATCCAATTCTGGCAGCAAAATCAAAGGGACTTTAAGAGAATATTTTACTGGTACATTGGAGGCAGCCTCTTCGTGGCTGTGATGGGCTATATAAGCGTGTTTTTCCAGGAGGATTACGAGCTGCCCTTCGGTTACTACGTGCCATTCGAGTGGCGCACCAGGGAGCGATATTTCTACGCCTGGGCCTATAATGTGGTGGCCATGACCCTGTGCTGTCTATCGAACATCCTGCTGGACACTTTGGGCTGCTATTTCATGTTCCACATCGCCTCGCTCTTCAGGCTGCTGGGCAGGCGACTGGAGGCCCTGAAATGTGCAACAGAGGAGAAAGCCAAGCCGGAGTTGCGCCGCATTTTCCAACTGCACTCTAAAGTGCGGCGATTGACGAGGGAATGCGAAGTGCTGGTTTCGCCATATGTTCTATCGCAAGTGGTCTTCAGTGCCTTCATCATCTGCTTCAGTGCCTATCGACTGGTGCACATGGGATTCAGGCAGCGACCCGGACTCTTCGTGACCACCGTGCAATTCGTGGCCGTCATGATTTTCCAGATTTTCCTGCCCTGCTACTACGGCAATGAGTTGACCTTTCACGCCAATGCACTGACCAATAGTGTCTTCACCACCAATTGGCTGGAGTACTCCGTGGGCACGCGGAAGCTGCTCAACTGCTACATGGAGTTCCTCAAGCGACCGGTGAAGGTGCGAGCTGGGGTGTTCTTCGAAATAGGACTGCCCATCTTTGTGAAGGTAAGATTTCCGCCCATGCCTAAGtataaaataacttaaaaGTTTCT from Drosophila santomea strain STO CAGO 1482 chromosome 3R, Prin_Dsan_1.1, whole genome shotgun sequence includes:
- the LOC120452632 gene encoding odorant receptor 94b, producing the protein MESTNRLSAIQTLLVIQRWIGLLKWENEGEDGALNWLKRIYPFVLHLPLTFTYIALMWYEAIASSDFEEAGQVLYMSIAELALVTKLLNIWYRRHEAANLIHELQHDPAFNLRTAEEIQFWQQNQRDFKRIFYWYIGGSLFVAVMGYISVFFQEDYELPFGYYVPFEWRTRERYFYAWAYNVVAMTLCCLSNILLDTLGCYFMFHIASLFRLLGRRLEALKCATEEKAKPELRRIFQLHSKVRRLTRECEVLVSPYVLSQVVFSAFIICFSAYRLVHMGFRQRPGLFVTTVQFVAVMIFQIFLPCYYGNELTFHANALTNSVFTTNWLEYSVGTRKLLNCYMEFLKRPVKVRAGVFFEIGLPIFVKTINNAYSFFALLLKISK